The following proteins are encoded in a genomic region of Musa acuminata AAA Group cultivar baxijiao chromosome BXJ2-11, Cavendish_Baxijiao_AAA, whole genome shotgun sequence:
- the LOC135626548 gene encoding G2/mitotic-specific cyclin-2-like isoform X2, protein MDRIGENDCGVTKPEGLRVTGNRRALRDIKNLVGAPLHPCAVTKRASTDNSNLGHKNPTFVPRRPRTRKFAATLANKSQADGHHEHIGNERKHDPQIPSLLSSSSLDTCTATDTNEHGLSEELPMPMAEETEEMDISDPEEVEMENLAVEMIPDIDSCDSKDPLAAIDYVEDIYSFYRQIEVTSCVGPDYMSNQFDINEKMRAILIDWLIEVHYKFELMDETLFLTINIIDRFLERQTVLRKKLQLVGVTAMLLACKYEEVSVPVVEDLILISDRAYTRNEVLAMEKLILKTLQFNMSVPTPYVFMRRFLKAAQSDIQLQLLSFFIMELCLVEYKMLKFRPSLLAAAAIYTAQCTLKGFKHWNKTCELHTAYPEDRLLECSMLMVGFHLKAGTGKLTGVHRKYSTFKYGCAAKSEPALFLLNAGL, encoded by the exons ATGGATAGAATCGGCGAGAACGACTGTGGCGTGACGAAACCTGAAGGTCTCCGAG TGACGGGCAATCGAAGAGCGTTGAGAGACATAAAGAACTTGGTGGGAGCGCCGTTGCACCCCTGTGCGGTCACTAAGAGAGCATCGACTGA CAACAGCAATTTAGGTCATAAGAACCCAACATTTGTTCCCCGACGGCCAAGAACGAG GAAATTTGCCGCTACATTGGCAAACAAATCACAAGCCGATGGACATCATGAACACATTGGGAATGAGAGGAAGCATGACCCACAAATACCATCTTTGCTGAGTTCGAGTTCTTTAGATACTTGTACTGCAACAGATACGAATGAGCACGGATTAAGTGAGGAGCTGCCAATGCCTATGGCAGAGGAGACGGAGGAAATG GACATCTCTGACCCAGAGGAGGTTGAAATGGAGAATCTTGCAGTGGAGATGATCCCGGATATCGACAGCTGCGATTCCAAGGATCCACTAGCAGCTATTGATTATGTAGAAGATATATACAGCTTCTATAGACAAATTGAG GTCACAAGTTGTGTCGGTCCTGATTACATGTCCAACCAGTTTGACATCAATGAGAAAATGCGTGCTATCCTCATTGACTGGTTGATTGAG GTGCACTATAAGTTTGAATTAATGGACGAGACGCTTTTTCTGACCATAAACATTATAGATAGGTTCTTAGAACGGCAGACAGTATTAAGGAAGAAGCTTCAGCTGGTTGGGGTTACAGCAATGCTTCTTGCTTGCAAGTACGAAGAAGTCTCTGTTCCGGTTGTTGAGGATTTAATTCTAATCTCTGACAGAGCCTACACGAGGAATGAAGTTCTTGCAATG GAAAAGTTGATCCTAAAAACCTTACAGTTCAACATGTCCGTGCCAACTCCTTATGTCTTCATGAGAAGGTTTCTCAAGGCAGCTCAATCTGATATACAG CTACagcttctttcttttttcatcaTGGAGCTTTGTCTGGTCGAGTACAAAATGCTCAAGTTCCGCCCTTCGTTGCtggctgctgctgcaatttatacTGCACAGTGCACGCTCAAAGGGTTCAAGCATTGGAACAAAACTTGCGAACTACACACTGCCTATCCAGAGGACCGGCTTCT TGAGTGCTCCATGCTGATGGTGGGCTTCCACCTCAAGGCTGGAACCGGGAAGCTAACCGGGGTGCACAGGAAATACAGTACTTTCAAGTATGGATGTGCAGCAAAATCAGAACCAGCTCTCTTTTTACTGAATGCTGGTCTCTGA
- the LOC135626548 gene encoding G2/mitotic-specific cyclin-2-like isoform X1, whose amino-acid sequence MDRIGENDCGVTKPEGLRVTGNRRALRDIKNLVGAPLHPCAVTKRASTDSNSNLGHKNPTFVPRRPRTRKFAATLANKSQADGHHEHIGNERKHDPQIPSLLSSSSLDTCTATDTNEHGLSEELPMPMAEETEEMDISDPEEVEMENLAVEMIPDIDSCDSKDPLAAIDYVEDIYSFYRQIEVTSCVGPDYMSNQFDINEKMRAILIDWLIEVHYKFELMDETLFLTINIIDRFLERQTVLRKKLQLVGVTAMLLACKYEEVSVPVVEDLILISDRAYTRNEVLAMEKLILKTLQFNMSVPTPYVFMRRFLKAAQSDIQLQLLSFFIMELCLVEYKMLKFRPSLLAAAAIYTAQCTLKGFKHWNKTCELHTAYPEDRLLECSMLMVGFHLKAGTGKLTGVHRKYSTFKYGCAAKSEPALFLLNAGL is encoded by the exons ATGGATAGAATCGGCGAGAACGACTGTGGCGTGACGAAACCTGAAGGTCTCCGAG TGACGGGCAATCGAAGAGCGTTGAGAGACATAAAGAACTTGGTGGGAGCGCCGTTGCACCCCTGTGCGGTCACTAAGAGAGCATCGACTGA TAGCAACAGCAATTTAGGTCATAAGAACCCAACATTTGTTCCCCGACGGCCAAGAACGAG GAAATTTGCCGCTACATTGGCAAACAAATCACAAGCCGATGGACATCATGAACACATTGGGAATGAGAGGAAGCATGACCCACAAATACCATCTTTGCTGAGTTCGAGTTCTTTAGATACTTGTACTGCAACAGATACGAATGAGCACGGATTAAGTGAGGAGCTGCCAATGCCTATGGCAGAGGAGACGGAGGAAATG GACATCTCTGACCCAGAGGAGGTTGAAATGGAGAATCTTGCAGTGGAGATGATCCCGGATATCGACAGCTGCGATTCCAAGGATCCACTAGCAGCTATTGATTATGTAGAAGATATATACAGCTTCTATAGACAAATTGAG GTCACAAGTTGTGTCGGTCCTGATTACATGTCCAACCAGTTTGACATCAATGAGAAAATGCGTGCTATCCTCATTGACTGGTTGATTGAG GTGCACTATAAGTTTGAATTAATGGACGAGACGCTTTTTCTGACCATAAACATTATAGATAGGTTCTTAGAACGGCAGACAGTATTAAGGAAGAAGCTTCAGCTGGTTGGGGTTACAGCAATGCTTCTTGCTTGCAAGTACGAAGAAGTCTCTGTTCCGGTTGTTGAGGATTTAATTCTAATCTCTGACAGAGCCTACACGAGGAATGAAGTTCTTGCAATG GAAAAGTTGATCCTAAAAACCTTACAGTTCAACATGTCCGTGCCAACTCCTTATGTCTTCATGAGAAGGTTTCTCAAGGCAGCTCAATCTGATATACAG CTACagcttctttcttttttcatcaTGGAGCTTTGTCTGGTCGAGTACAAAATGCTCAAGTTCCGCCCTTCGTTGCtggctgctgctgcaatttatacTGCACAGTGCACGCTCAAAGGGTTCAAGCATTGGAACAAAACTTGCGAACTACACACTGCCTATCCAGAGGACCGGCTTCT TGAGTGCTCCATGCTGATGGTGGGCTTCCACCTCAAGGCTGGAACCGGGAAGCTAACCGGGGTGCACAGGAAATACAGTACTTTCAAGTATGGATGTGCAGCAAAATCAGAACCAGCTCTCTTTTTACTGAATGCTGGTCTCTGA
- the LOC135627508 gene encoding glucan endo-1,3-beta-glucosidase 10-like isoform X2: MTFDIWPLFAAVAWLVVPSSATSASLVGVNYGRVGDNLLPPEAVPRLLASIGVGRARIYDADPGVLHAFANTGVELVIGLPDSCLATMAADPAEALAWARANVQAYLPATKIVAVTVGNEVLTNANDTGFALARCLVPAMEALHSAFASLGLDRDVAVTTAHSLSVLATPSYPPSAAVFRRELLPYVCPLIAFHAGTRSPFFVNAYPYFAYTQDSSGVALEFALLDPDATGFTDPGSGLCYTNLLHSQVDAVYHAILAAGGEAGKLVEVRVSETGWPSAGDPDERGAMPENAARYNGNLMQLVAEQKGTPLVPGTPLRAYVFALFNENQKPGPTSERNYGLFKPDGTPVYHLDITVPPENATATGGGGDGGISTPEPDGESSSGYFSISSAAERRRSQWPWKTEAVVVAQLALASIWWH; the protein is encoded by the exons atgacatttgatatttggcctcTGTTCGCTGCCGTCGCGTGGCTCGTCGTCCCGTCCTCCGCCACCTCTGCCTCTCTCGTTGGCGTGAACTACGGGCGAGTGGGCGACAACCTCCTCCCGCCCGAAGCCGTGCCCCGCCTCCTCGCCTCCATAGGCGTCGGCCGCGCACGCATATACGACGCTGATCCGGGAGTCCTCCACGCCTTTGCCAACACTGGGGTTGAGCTCGTCATCGGTCTCCCCGACAGCTGCCTGGCCACGATGGCCGCGGACCCAGCCGAGGCCCTCGCCTGGGCCCGCGCCAACGTCCAGGCGTACCTCCCTGCCACCAAGATCGTCGCCGTCACCGTCGGCAACGAGGTGCTCACCAATGCCAACGACACCGGCTTCGCCCTCGCTCGCTGCCTCGTCCCCGCCATGGAGGCCCTCCACTCCGCGTTCGCCTCCCTCGGCCTCGACCGTGACGTTGCCGTCACCACTGCCCACTCCCTGTCCGTCCTCGCCACGCCTTCCTACCCGCCATCCGCTGCCGTGTTCCGCCGCGAACTCCTCCCCTACGTCTGCCCCCTCATCGCCTTCCACGCCGGCACCCGCTCCCCCTTCTTCGTCAACGCCTACCCCTACTTCGCTTATACGCAGGATAGTTCGGGAGTGGCGCTCGAGTTCGCCCTCCTCGACCCCGACGCCACCGGCTTCACCGACCCTGGATCTGGCCTCTGCTACACCAACCTGCTCCACTCCCAAGTCGACGCCGTCTACCACGCGATCCTGGCGGCCGGTGGCGAAGCCGGGAAGCTGGTCGAGGTGCGAGTGTCGGAGACAGGGTGGCCGTCGGCCGGCGACCCGGACGAGCGTGGAGCCATGCCGGAGAACGCCGCCAGATACAACGGGAACCTGATGCAGCTGGTGGCAGAGCAGAAGGGGACGCCGCTGGTGCCCGGGACGCCGCTCCGGGCATACGTCTTCGCGCTGTTCAACGAGAACCAGAAGCCAGGGCCGACATCGGAGAGGAACTACGGGCTCTTCAAGCCCGACGGCACGCCCGTCTACCATCTCGACATCACGGTGCCGCCGGAGAACGCCACCGCCACAGGCGGAGGCGGTGATGGTGGGATCTCGACGCCGGAGCCAGACGGCGAGTCCTCCTCCGGCTACTTCAGCATCTCCTCCGCAGCA GAGCGGCGGCGATCGCAGTGGCCGTGGAAGACGGAGGCGGTGGTCGTAGCTCAACTTGCGTTGGCTTCCATTTGGTGGCACTGA
- the LOC135627508 gene encoding glucan endo-1,3-beta-glucosidase 10-like isoform X1 — protein MTFDIWPLFAAVAWLVVPSSATSASLVGVNYGRVGDNLLPPEAVPRLLASIGVGRARIYDADPGVLHAFANTGVELVIGLPDSCLATMAADPAEALAWARANVQAYLPATKIVAVTVGNEVLTNANDTGFALARCLVPAMEALHSAFASLGLDRDVAVTTAHSLSVLATPSYPPSAAVFRRELLPYVCPLIAFHAGTRSPFFVNAYPYFAYTQDSSGVALEFALLDPDATGFTDPGSGLCYTNLLHSQVDAVYHAILAAGGEAGKLVEVRVSETGWPSAGDPDERGAMPENAARYNGNLMQLVAEQKGTPLVPGTPLRAYVFALFNENQKPGPTSERNYGLFKPDGTPVYHLDITVPPENATATGGGGDGGISTPEPDGESSSGYFSISSAAQERRRSQWPWKTEAVVVAQLALASIWWH, from the exons atgacatttgatatttggcctcTGTTCGCTGCCGTCGCGTGGCTCGTCGTCCCGTCCTCCGCCACCTCTGCCTCTCTCGTTGGCGTGAACTACGGGCGAGTGGGCGACAACCTCCTCCCGCCCGAAGCCGTGCCCCGCCTCCTCGCCTCCATAGGCGTCGGCCGCGCACGCATATACGACGCTGATCCGGGAGTCCTCCACGCCTTTGCCAACACTGGGGTTGAGCTCGTCATCGGTCTCCCCGACAGCTGCCTGGCCACGATGGCCGCGGACCCAGCCGAGGCCCTCGCCTGGGCCCGCGCCAACGTCCAGGCGTACCTCCCTGCCACCAAGATCGTCGCCGTCACCGTCGGCAACGAGGTGCTCACCAATGCCAACGACACCGGCTTCGCCCTCGCTCGCTGCCTCGTCCCCGCCATGGAGGCCCTCCACTCCGCGTTCGCCTCCCTCGGCCTCGACCGTGACGTTGCCGTCACCACTGCCCACTCCCTGTCCGTCCTCGCCACGCCTTCCTACCCGCCATCCGCTGCCGTGTTCCGCCGCGAACTCCTCCCCTACGTCTGCCCCCTCATCGCCTTCCACGCCGGCACCCGCTCCCCCTTCTTCGTCAACGCCTACCCCTACTTCGCTTATACGCAGGATAGTTCGGGAGTGGCGCTCGAGTTCGCCCTCCTCGACCCCGACGCCACCGGCTTCACCGACCCTGGATCTGGCCTCTGCTACACCAACCTGCTCCACTCCCAAGTCGACGCCGTCTACCACGCGATCCTGGCGGCCGGTGGCGAAGCCGGGAAGCTGGTCGAGGTGCGAGTGTCGGAGACAGGGTGGCCGTCGGCCGGCGACCCGGACGAGCGTGGAGCCATGCCGGAGAACGCCGCCAGATACAACGGGAACCTGATGCAGCTGGTGGCAGAGCAGAAGGGGACGCCGCTGGTGCCCGGGACGCCGCTCCGGGCATACGTCTTCGCGCTGTTCAACGAGAACCAGAAGCCAGGGCCGACATCGGAGAGGAACTACGGGCTCTTCAAGCCCGACGGCACGCCCGTCTACCATCTCGACATCACGGTGCCGCCGGAGAACGCCACCGCCACAGGCGGAGGCGGTGATGGTGGGATCTCGACGCCGGAGCCAGACGGCGAGTCCTCCTCCGGCTACTTCAGCATCTCCTCCGCAGCA CAGGAGCGGCGGCGATCGCAGTGGCCGTGGAAGACGGAGGCGGTGGTCGTAGCTCAACTTGCGTTGGCTTCCATTTGGTGGCACTGA